AGTTTCCAGAATTTCtgtgaaaaagaagaagaagaagaagaagagtcaAGACTGTTTATGCAAGTGGTTTTAAACTAGTAACAATGCCTACCAAAAAAAAGGACCATACAATCTAACACTAAATTCTCTAGGGTAGGTTTGGGGTCTTGTATTTGGAAGACACCTAGGATAGTGTTCTAATTGGTACTGCACCATCACCATACCAGGCAGACAATTATAATAGCCCCTATACATATGTATATAAGCCATTCTACAAAGAAGGCTGACGCCTGAATTAAGCTACATAATATAGTTGGAGTTTTCCCTACCAGCTGCTAGCTCATATAGCTTTTAATGGAACTTTAGGAAGCCTTCAGAGAACAGAACATACCAAAAATTGGTGCATCAATCTCCTTTCGAGTTTTCTATAGTTCTGCACTTGCAGGAGTACCATTTGTGTAGCCACCTTTTGACTTCATATGGTCCTGAATTGACCCAGCCTAGAGAAGAATACAGTAGGTTAGTAGATGCCCTTTATTTGTCAAAAGCATTAAGTCTTAAATtagaaaggaagagaaagtaCTTCAAACATTAATCCTAATAGACAAAACATACTAGTCCACATATGGAGGGATGTCAATTGACAAAACAGAGATTAGCAACATGCTACTCTTTCTAAATGGGTGCGCAAGTCCTGGTACTTCAGTGGAGTGATAGAAAAATGAAGCCTCAGGAGTATTGACATGCTCCATCTCCCCCACTGTATATCCCAGGACTGCAGTGTGTCAGATGAGAAAGTGCTATGAACTAGCGTCAAGTTAAGTGACCTAACATAAAACTATTTTGGGTGTGTAGGATATAGAAGACTATGGTCTGTCCTGACACTATTCTGATGCATTCATTCTCTATACACTGGCAAGAGTGATATGCCTAACTGCTAAGACTGTCTCACACATATTTCTGCTCATCTCGAAGACCAAATACTTACTGATGTAAAACCACTATTCATCTCTCTTGTTCCAACATGGGCAGTATGGACAAAGTTCATTGGCTCTCCAATCATTTTTCGGTCTAGTCTCCGACGTCTCTTCTTtaagagagaagaggaaaaaaataagttcTTATGCAGAAAATCCTTTACATAAGACAGTCAAGGTTACTCCATCAGCAGGACTGCTATAGAGAAATTACTTAATTTTAACCTTTTACTATAGCCAGATAAGCCAGTTGCAAGACTGGGGCCTCTTTTTATGGAACTTTGCACCCTCAAAGAGCCTTATTGTAGTCAAGAGGTTCCATCTTCGGATTAGTTTCCAGGATAGGGGTCTGAACATTAATTTAAGTCTAAATAGTCAAAGTAAATGTGCAAAGGTGCAAAACAACTCCTATGTAACTGATCATTTGCAGATGCATTTTTGAGAGTTTGGGCCTCTTGGGTTAGAAATAATTGCATTTAGCATTGTGGTGCATAAAGGGacatttatgttttgtttttttttaagctagcTTCTTAGCCAGTCCTTGAACAATGAAGTCAAAGTTCCAGGAGTCAGATTTAGTTAAACCCAGTTTCTCTCCTGTCTTGCATTGGGATGACTTAAGAAAGCTTATATtgctggtagggttgccaacttgtgTTAAACAAATTCCTTGAGATTGCCTCCTGTGAggatctttaattcctggagactcctaCGGTAAGAAACCCTAATAGCTGGTGGAACAATCAACTGACTATTGCAGTGTGACCAGCAGCATACTATTTGCATGCAGCATCTTTCTCAAGAATTTTCTCTATCTCAAGAAAATGGTCTTACTGAGATCAGACAACCCTATACAAGTATTTGTTAGAAGTTtgattttgtttgaaaaaatatgtattacttctggggattaaaaaaaatatatatctcccCTTCCTGGGGGGGACTGAGGAGTTCCAAAAGAGAATCCTCTTCAGTTCCTTTGCGAGAAGGCTATGGGATCTGCATGCTGAGTATAGAGCAAGATAGAGGAAGAGTACATGAATAGGCATTCCCTGAACTATTACTGCTGCTCCTTTGGACAGACCACACCCTACCTAAGTAAATGCAACTGAACTGGGAGCAGAGATATCCAGTAAGCGTTTATATTAGTGTTAAGAAGCACTTTTGAGGAAGAGAGGGTCAAGTGTCCACATGGTAGTATGGAGGGAAAGAGCAGGACagtcaaaaaaataaatatataaaaggagGGCAAGTATCCAAGTCAAGACTAAGGAGCATTTGCAGAGCCCTTAAGGTAATGATCAAAGAAAGGGTACTTCCAGAAGCACTAAATatatctcaagtatcagagggtagccgtgttagtctggatctgtaaaagcagcaaagaatcctgtggcaccttatagactaacagacgttttggagcatgagctttcgtgggtgaatacccacttcctcagatgcacgtacatctgaggaagtgggtattcacccacgaaagctcatgctccaaaacgtctgttagtctataaggtgccacaggattctttgctgcttttaaatatatCTCAGTCTCCCTCCTTCGAAGTCTGCAGGTAGAGGCTAAGGGTTGCTTGCTTACTTCTACTACTGAAAAGTTCAGCCCTAGAGACAGTTGTTTAAATGTTCTTCAATGAGaaccaagaaggatgttgacCTTTTTCAAATGTGTCACAGAGGCTGTAGTCACACCTCAAAGACAGTTATTTAGAGTAAAATGCAGTGCAGATCAAATATTGGAGTGTACCAATAATGTAAGTACTGTTCTATTCTGGAGACCTTAAATTGCACCTTTTAACTGAGATCTAGTTCTTGATTATTCCTAGTCCAGTCTGCTAACCAAAGACCCCCCAGATCTAGAACTCTGTCTGCATAGGGAGCCCCAGTGAAGTTACGGAGGACTCTGCAGAGGCACAAGAGGCCACCCACAGATCCAGTTTCAGCATCAAGGAGTTGGTGACAAGTTTACTGCTTTTTACTCTTAGCTCTGCTTCCTCTTCAGGGTTAGAGAGTGAGCCAATTATTTTCCTTTCCGCATCAATAGATTCTGACCTGTTGAAACTTATGCAAAGCTATTGAAGGCAATTAGTTGCCCATGCGTCCCTGTAGGCAAAATTTGGCCTGCAGAGTTTTTCCATGTTGTTAGCCTAGACTGAATTTGCAGAGTTGGCAATTTTTAACCATTTGTTAttacaattaaaagaaaataggAGTGTAACCTAAACACATTTGTCTCTATGATTAGTTATCAGACATGGAAGACTTCTGTAGCTCTCTTCCCCAACCCCAGTCTGGAATTgaactttaaataaaaacacatttagaAGTTGCGCACAATTGTATGGATGTCCCATTTCTAGATCCTACttcaacttttttaaaacattaagtaTTAAAACTGCAGATAGAGGTTGGTAATTGAAGTGTTATTGAAGCTTCAGTTATAGCAAAAATGGCAACTACCATAGCATATCATATATCCACTCCCCCAGAAAACTCCACTGCCTGTATATATTGTAAGGGTGGCTATACATCCTTGTTTTTCCCTCCTATTCTCCATTAATAACCCATAGGTTGGCATCTGAAGGCTTTATTAAGGGTTCTAGAATTCTCATCAACTCTTCTTACCAGACACAGTctttaaagaacagtttttatgAGAAGTCTCCCCAATTCACAGGGTTTAATTATTTTGACTTCCATCACATCTTTACAAGACATCACATTCAGGATTGTTTTGAAATATACCCATGTCATGTTTCATTAACAGAATCCGTATCCTCCTATCTGGTGCAGTCTATGCTAAGTCCTCATGAAACTACATCTTAATTGCAGAATAAGTATTCAGCAACTATGTTTCTCAATGTAGGAAAAGCTTACAGGTGCAACACTAATGTGAGTTAGACAATTAATTTCCTGTGCAGCTAGAAAATAGCAACTCTAATTAGTGTTATAACAGATCTTCCAATAGAGCTCATACCTTTTACTGCTATAGATCCCCTATCAGtttttatattttgctttccttAGTGTCGCAGATCACAAAAATAAAGGCCACACAGATGAAAGCTCTCATTGTAAATTCAAAACCCATCTTAAAAATCCAATACAAGCACGTACTTACTGGCTGGGGCTGCTCACCACTGCACCAGTTAAAGCAAACCAAGAATTCAGTCATTGTGTCTTTCAGTAGCTTCCCTACACAAGGTGGTTATGAAATCTTGTTAGCTTGTTGATTTTGCCGCATCAAAGGGAACACTGGAACCAGGAGACCACTTCTACACAAAAACTGGTTCCTAAAATGGAGTTttaaaggaattattttaggaGATACCCAGAAGGCAGCCAAGTCAGATGAACATCTGGGGATTAGCATGTTTAACAGCATTTTTAACACATACGTTTATTTTTACTGATATAAGCAAGAAGTGCCAAAATACTGTTAAATAGCAATTACTGAGCAATAAAGGCTTCAGTGGGCTTAGAACAAAAACAGAGACTGTAAGAAGAAATAGTTCTAAACATAATGCCTCTTAAAGAGTGTTAGAATACAGTTTTCATAGAAAGGAACAGAACAGATTAGATACTTGGAAACTCAAGCCTCTTCAGAAGATAGTACAGGTGTGATACAAGAAAGCTACCTTACCTTTCACAATAAGCTAGATACAGAATCTTCAAGTCTCAGAGAAACCTCTGATTCTAGTTCTAGATGGGAATAGATTACACCCTTTATAACTGTAATGAAGAGCTTTTTATGATAGAGAAAAAAGTCAACAAGTCACCATTAGTTTTATATACTCACTAGAGTATATAAGAACATGAATGAAAAACAATACTGAACTAGGGATATAGACAAGAAGTTAACTGAAAATAACCCTTAAAGCCACAGCATAGTCTGCCTTTTATTTACTCCCACATTAAACTTGCTTATTCTGTTATAAATCCATCCCTCTTCCAAACAACTTTACAGAGGGCCATAGAATAACATAATCCACACAGTAACACCTGTATCTTGGTCACCTAGATAACAAAACTATCACAGCtagtttttaaatgtacaaaaataGTAAAGCAAACATAAGCTCACAAGCAACCTCATTCATTCTGAACCAACCCAACTGCCTTCATCAGGAAACAGAGTAATAATAATTAGCCACAAGCATTCTTTATAAAGTGCCACAATTACCCAATTATCACATTTGTCTTCCTCACCTTTGCCtgtgtttctcctcccactttaTCTGTTTCTTCTTatacttctgattttttttctttttgaatgttCTGTCATTCATTTTTCACGGTATCTATCTTATTTGTCTATTAGTTTTCAGTGTTCTATATGGTACGTTGTTATAGAATGCAAAGCCTTAACTTTATCTTTGGTGCTTTGAATACTATTTATCTGTCTTAATTATCATTTCCCACCTCATTTAATATACTCACAAAGGGTCAAATGCTCAAAAAGAATTAGGCCCCTAAATGCCATTGATTTTACTAGATGTTAGCAGCCTAACTCATGAGCATCCAGCCTAAGGTCCTTACCATTATACCTCAGTGCGGAGCACAGGGACTGTGGACCATGCAGGTGTCTGGATGCTGGCCTTTCATAAGATGATGAAGAAGTCTATGGACCAAGTGCTATACTGAGCTCTGTGAATGCAGATACCTGCACCTCtgctaagtcccattgaagtcatctGCAGGTTTGGGGCTTAAAGTAGGAGCAGGCCAAAAAGGGGCCTCAGAACTGATATTTATATGGATCCTGAAGGCCCAGTGGCTTGCATAGTTGCTGGAGAGAGTCTATACTTGCTATTCCAGACTTTAGTAGCAGCCCCAGTCATTGGCTCCAAATTGAGTGGgtatttttcactttttcagttGCTTCACACTCCCTCCACATGGAGCCTGAATACTTGATTTATGTGGATGAAGTGGACTTCACCGTAATTGCACCATGGTGAGGAATTACCGCTCTGTCTTTTTTACAAGTAGTCTCCTTCTCcctgattttatttcctttgttctCTTATTGTTATATACACAATGTTAAGATCCTGGAATAGAAAATTCCATGTTTGCCTGTTGAACTATTTCATATGTGGCTCCTTTTTTGATTCCCTATTAATATAGAGTCAAAATCTGACACTCCTACTCACCCTGAGTCCCAATGTTTTATATGCTGTTCAATTTTTGCCTCCATCTTTTGTTTCTCAGGCCACTGGAATACTGAACTAGGGTCAGAGCCAAGAAGTTAACTGAAAATAGTCCTTAGAACCATGGCATAAGACTGCCTTTTGTTTGCTCTCTAGTTATGCTTGCGTATTCTGTTATAAACCAATCCGTCTTTCAAATAACTTCACAGAGGGCTACAGAATGACATAATCCATTCTGTGAGGGCAGCTGGACAAATTTCAGTCTCAGCCATAGCAGTGTAAATGCAGACTAACTCAACAGAAGTCAATGAAGCAGCTACAGATGCAACTTTCCAGTTGGAAGTCCATGAGACTTGTGCTCTTAAATCACACAAGTGCTGTTTAAAATCCCATCCACAATGTACAAAATGAGTACACTGAGAGGGCTGCAGGAGTAGCAAAAAAGCTACTAAAAAGGTGTAGCTTAAAGCTAACCCCTGCCTTCTacagcctctctcccctccctgcaaaGCTTCCAGAACCCAAGAGCCCAAGAACTGACTGTTGGAATCCAAGTGACAAAGtccaactgccacagaacctcaccaatCTCCACATTCTATATCCTCTCCTATTCAatgagttatttatttatttatttaagaatctGGACTATAATCCCCATTttgggttagactagatgacccttgtagTCTCTtctaactctatgattctatagaaGCTAAGCACCCTAAACCATGTCTGCTTCCTGGTCATATGCTAGTGTATTTAACTGCTCGTTTAACAACCTCACTGATTTCACAGGGCATAAATCAGCACAAATGTTATCCCAGGGTGTAGAAAGTGTTATGCTGTTTTTACCTTTGTTAGCATGTTGCACATTTTGAAAGCAGTAAGTGTCTggcatcaaaacaaacaaacaaaaactctgtCCTTTAAATTTGTGGTCTGACTGAGAACCGCAGCTGCACCATGTTTTCCTCAAGcccaataataaaaactgttttactgTGTTAGTTATTCCTGTTGTTCCAGCCTCAGTTACAACACTTCTAGATAAATATTTCTTGCTCTGAAACTTTCAATTGGATTTTTCTAATTTGGTGCAagtgttaatttttttccttctaactTTGGGCTTTGGGCAGTGTCTGGCTTCCTTCTGTTCTTGTTTACATATGCTGTATTTGGGTTGTAACTTAAAGAGTTACCGTTGATCTGATGATACAGTTTTGCATCTGTGTTGGGAATTAGGGGTGCCATTTTCTCCTCCTGTTGAACTGAATTGGTAGCTTGATTTGTTTAGTAGTAACAATCACTTAGGTTTTGCTGGAATAGTAGTGTAGGAATGGTTCTTGGCATCTTTGCAATGGAATTCTCTGATAGGTGTGTGCACTGCTATTAAAAGAATACATTTGTGGCTCTCTTAAAGTCATGTCTGAATATAGATTTTTAAGACTCTTGCAGAAAGTTAAGACTGCTGTACAGACTGATAAACTCAGTACCTTAATATCGGAAGAGGAGTAAGTTTATGGCATGGTGACTTATGGAATTCAGTTATGCTTCTGCTCAGCCCTACAACGTATTTTGGAACTA
This sequence is a window from Gopherus evgoodei ecotype Sinaloan lineage chromosome 10, rGopEvg1_v1.p, whole genome shotgun sequence. Protein-coding genes within it:
- the LOC115658917 gene encoding CDC42 small effector protein 2-B-like; its protein translation is MTEFLVCFNWCSGEQPQPKRRRRLDRKMIGEPMNFVHTAHVGTREMNSGFTSAGSIQDHMKSKGGYTNGTPASAEL